A window of the Candidatus Berkelbacteria bacterium genome harbors these coding sequences:
- the tsaE gene encoding tRNA (adenosine(37)-N6)-threonylcarbamoyltransferase complex ATPase subunit type 1 TsaE: MKRVFPIQTLNELTAVAHELAKNLKPGLIVGLVGFLGTGKTTFVRHLLLDLGLQAEVISPTFVYEQIYKLPQAVRGIKRLHHLDLYRLTRKQDFEALGLTLENPEGATLVEWIDNLPEIIEQAHYLLYFSFSRQGKRCVKIEVRK; this comes from the coding sequence ATGAAACGAGTTTTCCCAATTCAGACTTTGAATGAACTGACGGCAGTCGCTCACGAGCTCGCGAAAAACTTAAAACCCGGTCTAATTGTCGGCTTGGTTGGTTTTTTAGGTACTGGTAAAACAACCTTTGTCCGTCATTTACTGCTCGATTTAGGTCTACAAGCCGAAGTTATCTCGCCAACCTTTGTTTATGAGCAAATTTATAAGTTGCCACAAGCAGTGAGAGGTATTAAACGTCTTCACCATCTTGATCTTTATCGCTTGACTCGCAAACAAGATTTCGAAGCGCTTGGCTTAACCCTCGAAAATCCTGAAGGAGCGACACTCGTTGAATGGATTGACAATCTGCCTGAAATTATTGAACAGGCACACTATCTCTTGTATTTTTCTTTCAGCCGTCAGGGCAAAAGATGCGTAAAAATCGAGGTACGCAAATGA
- a CDS encoding lamin tail domain-containing protein: MTWLILFLFLLPSWVSASTPTVGISEIAWAGSSRSTADEWLELKNISAESIDLSHWSIWSMSSEPRELITIPENTQLAPGDFFLIANNGPADTFSGGESALNLEPDLINSKLSLSNSALALELRATDANVIDQAGDGGKPFAGATSPPTSMERVDFSQSGAQATAWQNANTARNLDANLNDLGTPERSMTLKFAEQTCRLIWPEQGGAIPLDIALSGGVPERLRLILQNQSPEGELIETNKYRFFLELPTQFGLLEARLEVLRNGSVVQNFSYPCVANQISKDIHLSEILPRPNEGAEEFVELENLGETAVNLIGWQIDDINEGGSRPYTFEDSVVIEGRSRVIFGGNQTKLQLNNSGDMVRLIAPNGVEVENVSFGSASFNKSWSKKGSWGWTSPTPGVENADILPEGGVKESEEQDSSDSSIEFHSFRELIIGKDEFANQTIRTEATVLLVQGAYSDHHLVVGDDQIAAELQLRDGVALTFQPGDRIEIVAKVSKAALPRLLLANPDDAKHIGHQELKKKSLDELEELNLLKVTVFQGIVVKTGSVPIIQTENHSFHLSRKKGVVFPALVEQSEISGQGIIVALEPLTIRVLDAEELTVLREETTSETEEIISAQSDSTESEREDPAVATRESVGDYEDGVADDEEVIDLAPDLFVKSEIGVLPDSQSTPPFTRVLGAKIIRPTLTLGRLGSYGALAALLMAGILLVDGVLLALRQKLEIRSIGLIQAGMKI, from the coding sequence ATGACGTGGCTAATTCTTTTTCTATTTTTACTGCCAAGTTGGGTTTCAGCAAGCACGCCAACAGTCGGCATTAGCGAAATTGCCTGGGCCGGATCAAGCCGTTCGACTGCCGATGAGTGGCTTGAACTGAAAAATATTAGCGCCGAATCTATTGATCTGTCGCACTGGAGTATTTGGTCTATGAGCAGTGAACCTCGCGAGTTGATTACGATTCCCGAGAACACCCAACTTGCTCCGGGAGATTTTTTTCTGATCGCGAATAATGGTCCCGCCGATACTTTCAGCGGCGGCGAGTCGGCGCTTAATCTTGAACCAGATTTGATTAACTCGAAACTTTCTCTTAGCAATAGCGCCCTTGCGCTCGAATTGCGCGCTACGGATGCAAACGTCATCGATCAAGCTGGTGATGGAGGCAAGCCTTTTGCCGGCGCCACATCGCCTCCAACTTCGATGGAGCGTGTTGATTTTAGCCAATCTGGCGCTCAAGCGACTGCCTGGCAAAATGCGAATACAGCCCGTAATTTAGACGCCAACCTCAATGATCTAGGTACCCCTGAACGAAGCATGACGCTTAAGTTTGCGGAACAAACTTGCCGCTTGATTTGGCCGGAACAAGGCGGCGCTATTCCGCTCGATATTGCTTTAAGTGGCGGCGTGCCCGAACGTTTAAGGTTGATTTTGCAAAATCAAAGTCCTGAAGGCGAGCTGATTGAAACAAATAAATACCGATTTTTCCTCGAACTCCCGACACAATTCGGTCTTCTCGAGGCGCGCCTCGAGGTTTTGCGGAATGGATCGGTTGTCCAAAATTTTTCTTATCCCTGTGTGGCAAATCAGATCAGTAAGGATATTCATCTATCGGAAATTCTCCCTCGCCCAAATGAGGGCGCCGAGGAGTTTGTTGAGCTTGAGAATCTGGGTGAGACGGCAGTGAACTTAATCGGTTGGCAGATTGACGATATTAATGAGGGCGGCAGTCGCCCCTACACGTTTGAGGATTCAGTTGTTATCGAGGGTCGTTCGCGAGTAATTTTTGGAGGCAATCAAACCAAGTTACAGTTAAATAATTCAGGTGATATGGTGCGCTTGATCGCTCCAAATGGGGTAGAGGTGGAGAATGTGAGTTTTGGGAGCGCGTCGTTTAACAAAAGTTGGTCAAAAAAAGGCAGTTGGGGTTGGACATCGCCCACGCCCGGGGTGGAAAATGCCGATATTCTTCCAGAGGGAGGCGTTAAAGAATCCGAAGAGCAAGACTCATCTGATTCTTCAATTGAATTCCATTCATTCAGGGAGTTGATTATTGGTAAGGATGAGTTCGCAAATCAAACGATCCGAACCGAAGCAACTGTACTTTTGGTGCAAGGCGCTTATTCAGATCATCATCTTGTTGTCGGGGATGATCAGATTGCCGCTGAACTTCAGCTTCGTGATGGTGTCGCACTTACATTTCAGCCGGGTGATCGCATTGAAATCGTGGCTAAAGTTTCCAAAGCCGCTTTACCGCGTCTCCTTCTGGCAAATCCTGACGATGCTAAACACATTGGCCATCAAGAGCTGAAAAAGAAATCCCTTGACGAGCTCGAGGAGTTAAACCTGTTAAAGGTGACAGTCTTCCAAGGGATAGTCGTTAAAACTGGTTCTGTGCCAATTATTCAAACAGAAAATCACAGTTTCCATCTTTCTCGTAAAAAAGGCGTCGTGTTTCCTGCGCTAGTTGAACAGAGCGAAATTTCTGGACAGGGAATTATTGTGGCTCTTGAACCTTTGACAATTCGTGTCTTGGATGCCGAAGAGTTGACTGTGTTGAGAGAGGAGACGACGAGTGAAACTGAAGAAATAATCAGCGCACAATCAGATTCAACTGAGTCGGAAAGAGAAGATCCAGCGGTGGCAACAAGAGAGTCTGTCGGCGACTATGAAGACGGAGTAGCAGATGATGAGGAAGTGATTGATCTTGCGCCCGACTTATTTGTCAAATCAGAAATCGGCGTCTTGCCTGATAGTCAAAGTACCCCGCCTTTTACTCGCGTGCTTGGCGCTAAAATTATCCGACCAACACTTACCCTAGGGCGATTAGGCAGTTACGGAGCCTTGGCGGCGCTCCTCATGGCCGGTATTCTGTTAGTCGACGGTGTCTTACTTGCTCTTCGACAGAAATTGGAGATACGATCAATAGGTTTGATCCAAGCCGGAATGAAAATATGA
- a CDS encoding PH domain-containing protein, translated as MIQTNLVTGKESDLFPGQLENEEILIFVRRHWMAFAGWLLFVLVMLIIPIVIFFTVVSYQGIGFFKGLNLVLTSLTIGGYLLITDAVFLTAWIEHYLDVAIITPERLLHVKQVGLFNRRVAELSLLRVQDVSAQMNGYIQTFFRYGTVVVESAGEAPNFVMNYVPKPHVIANTILMLNDRLAMRIGTAGHEEIMSPRALELSQANSKEAELQSRLKQLHAHAPHDYDPDHFHEDLVTQTTEAKEHLQEIDISPNRLPPARGSASLDGELTEGKTVSLGEKL; from the coding sequence ATGATTCAGACTAATCTTGTCACCGGCAAGGAGAGCGATCTCTTCCCCGGGCAACTTGAAAATGAAGAAATCCTAATCTTTGTCCGGAGACATTGGATGGCATTCGCTGGCTGGCTGTTATTTGTGCTTGTCATGCTTATAATTCCGATCGTCATTTTTTTCACGGTCGTGAGTTACCAGGGTATAGGTTTCTTCAAAGGCTTAAACTTAGTTCTTACATCTCTCACGATCGGAGGATATTTGTTGATCACGGATGCGGTCTTTTTAACTGCGTGGATTGAGCATTATCTTGACGTGGCTATAATTACACCTGAACGTTTGCTTCATGTTAAACAAGTGGGTTTATTTAATCGAAGAGTGGCAGAGTTAAGTTTACTCCGTGTCCAGGATGTGTCTGCGCAAATGAATGGTTATATTCAAACTTTTTTCCGCTATGGGACAGTTGTTGTTGAGAGCGCTGGTGAGGCGCCGAATTTTGTTATGAATTATGTCCCCAAACCGCATGTGATCGCAAATACCATTCTGATGCTCAATGATCGCCTAGCAATGCGCATTGGGACTGCTGGCCATGAAGAAATTATGTCGCCCCGCGCCCTAGAGCTTTCTCAAGCAAATTCAAAAGAGGCAGAACTTCAGAGTCGTCTTAAGCAACTACACGCGCACGCTCCCCATGACTATGATCCCGATCATTTTCATGAGGATCTTGTCACCCAGACCACTGAAGCCAAAGAACATCTGCAAGAAATCGACATCTCGCCTAATCGCTTGCCACCCGCTAGGGGTTCAGCTTCGCTCGACGGTGAATTAACTGAGGGTAAAACGGTGTCTTTAGGAGAAAAATTATGA
- the ruvB gene encoding Holliday junction branch migration DNA helicase RuvB produces MEEAELSSNTTILTQPRIQPEDVREDNTFRPKTFSDFIGQTATKQNLEILIQATQERQQTLEHILFYGPPGLGKTSLAYVVAQALGVQIKITSGPALERAGDVASILCNLSPGSIFFIDEIHRLNRTVEEVLYPAMEDFAFDIVLGKGPAAKTLRLDLPRFTLIGATTRIGQLSAPLRDRFGGHFHLDFYEIGDIEKILARSAKIMAAPLETTGAKEVARRSRRTPRIANRLLRRVRDYAQVHRERVITAEIASRALELLRIDPFGLDKIDRELLATIANKFQGGPVGLSTIAASLGEDMQTIEEVYEPYLIREGWLERTPRGRKTTARSAEVL; encoded by the coding sequence ATGGAGGAAGCGGAACTCTCATCAAACACGACTATTTTAACCCAACCTCGGATCCAACCAGAGGATGTGCGCGAGGATAACACTTTTCGTCCCAAAACTTTCTCGGATTTTATTGGTCAGACGGCGACGAAACAAAATTTAGAAATTCTCATTCAAGCAACTCAAGAACGTCAGCAAACTCTGGAACATATTCTTTTCTACGGCCCGCCTGGTCTTGGTAAAACGAGTCTTGCGTATGTGGTTGCTCAAGCGCTTGGAGTACAGATTAAGATTACCTCTGGGCCTGCGCTCGAGCGAGCTGGTGACGTTGCTTCGATTCTGTGCAATCTATCCCCCGGTAGCATTTTTTTTATTGATGAGATTCATCGCCTCAACCGAACGGTTGAAGAAGTGCTTTATCCGGCCATGGAGGATTTTGCCTTCGACATTGTGCTTGGCAAGGGGCCAGCCGCTAAAACTCTCCGACTTGACCTGCCTCGCTTTACCTTAATTGGCGCAACAACGCGCATTGGCCAGTTAAGCGCGCCCCTGCGCGACCGTTTCGGCGGGCATTTCCATCTTGATTTTTACGAAATTGGCGATATTGAAAAAATTCTTGCTCGATCTGCGAAAATCATGGCCGCGCCACTTGAGACAACGGGCGCGAAGGAAGTTGCGCGACGCTCTCGCCGCACTCCACGAATTGCAAATCGACTTTTGCGTCGGGTTCGCGACTATGCCCAGGTTCATCGTGAACGTGTCATTACAGCTGAAATCGCTAGTCGAGCGCTTGAATTATTGAGAATTGATCCTTTTGGACTCGATAAAATTGATCGCGAACTTCTCGCAACGATTGCGAATAAATTTCAAGGTGGTCCCGTTGGTCTTTCAACAATTGCCGCTTCGCTTGGCGAGGATATGCAAACGATCGAAGAAGTTTATGAACCTTATTTGATTCGCGAAGGCTGGCTTGAGAGAACCCCAAGAGGGCGAAAAACCACTGCTCGTAGCGCCGAAGTTTTATAG
- a CDS encoding peptidoglycan DD-metalloendopeptidase family protein — protein sequence MMNRDRDGGHSRHLFKAFLSALLVAFFMMPFAWFGSNAVRAEDSKQGDRDRLGDLQDQTRELNKKIRENQKAAEQKQKEASTIKGQISRLEDDIDQTEQKIQETDEQVRQTESEIKIAEEEIAQRQRELDEQKRNQDETLRVLYETSEQELLFIIAGSDSISEVIEHNEYLESLEYRIDATLHEIDALKREVEQKKSDLDGKYQELKGLQAQQEAYKAGLANEQSRKAVLLVETKEQQESYESAVDEAKKLNAQVESEMALVRSRLTKASGPGVLQARDRGTSNVGFQWPTDYRYISTYFGGSTPFQPNGGHGGLDLVNSAGTPIYAASDGTVTTVTEMTYNGKLYAYGKYIVIGHNARWSSLYGHLQSFVVASGDEVKRGDIIGYMGSTGWSTGPHLHFEIWEYSSRANPLDYLP from the coding sequence ATGATGAATCGCGATCGAGATGGTGGTCACTCCAGGCATTTATTCAAAGCATTTTTAAGCGCTCTTTTGGTCGCATTCTTCATGATGCCATTCGCTTGGTTTGGTTCGAATGCGGTTAGAGCTGAAGATTCTAAACAAGGCGATCGAGATCGCCTAGGCGATCTACAGGATCAAACGCGCGAGCTCAACAAAAAGATTCGCGAGAATCAAAAAGCGGCTGAGCAGAAGCAAAAAGAAGCCTCAACGATCAAGGGTCAAATTTCTCGTTTAGAAGATGATATCGATCAGACAGAACAAAAAATTCAAGAAACCGATGAGCAAGTTCGTCAGACTGAATCTGAAATTAAGATAGCTGAAGAAGAGATTGCTCAACGTCAACGTGAATTGGACGAACAAAAAAGAAATCAGGATGAAACCTTGCGCGTGCTCTATGAAACAAGTGAGCAAGAGTTGCTTTTTATTATTGCCGGTTCTGATTCAATTTCGGAAGTCATTGAGCACAATGAGTATCTTGAATCACTGGAATATCGCATCGATGCGACCCTGCATGAAATTGATGCGCTTAAGCGGGAGGTTGAACAAAAGAAATCCGATCTTGATGGCAAGTATCAAGAATTAAAAGGTCTGCAAGCCCAGCAAGAGGCTTACAAGGCTGGTCTTGCAAATGAACAGAGTCGCAAAGCGGTGCTTTTAGTTGAAACCAAAGAACAGCAGGAGTCGTATGAATCGGCGGTCGATGAAGCGAAAAAGCTAAATGCCCAGGTTGAATCCGAAATGGCGCTTGTGCGATCGCGTCTTACTAAGGCATCTGGCCCGGGCGTTCTTCAGGCGCGTGATCGCGGCACCTCGAATGTGGGTTTTCAGTGGCCAACAGATTATCGTTACATCAGCACTTATTTTGGGGGTTCGACTCCATTTCAGCCAAATGGCGGTCATGGCGGGCTAGATTTAGTCAATTCGGCGGGCACACCCATTTACGCCGCTTCCGACGGAACGGTGACAACGGTAACCGAGATGACCTATAACGGCAAACTATATGCTTACGGCAAATACATTGTCATCGGTCACAACGCGCGTTGGAGCTCGCTCTATGGACACTTGCAGAGTTTCGTAGTTGCAAGCGGCGACGAGGTTAAGCGAGGTGACATTATTGGCTACATGGGTTCAACTGGTTGGTCGACAGGTCCGCATCTTCATTTTGAAATTTGGGAGTATTCAAGCCGAGCCAATCCGCTCGACTACCTTCCATGA